A region of Streptomyces sp. WMMC500 DNA encodes the following proteins:
- a CDS encoding valine--tRNA ligase translates to MTDAENPQSSAAELPTQYTPGEVETSLYEGWVERGYFAADAKSDKPPYAIVIPPPNVTGSLHLGHAFEHTLIDALTRRKRMQGYETLWQPGMDHAGIATQNVVERELAKEGLSRHDLGREAFVERVWTWKAESGGQIAGQMRRLGDGVDWSRDRFTMDEGLSRAVQTIFKRLFDDELIYRAERIINWCPRCLTAISDIEVEYQEDDGELVSVRYGEGEQSIVVATTRAETMLGDTAVAVHPDDERYRHLVGTEIVLPLTGRRIPVVADAHVDPEFGSGAVKVTPAHDPNDFEIGRRHGLPMLTIMDEHAVITAHGPFQGLDRLEARSAIVAALRADGRIVAEKRPYVHSVGHCSRCKTTIEPRLSMQWWVRVGPLAKAAGDAVRDGRVAIHPKEMESRYFGWVDNLNDWCISRQLWWGHRIPVWHGPDGELVCVGPGEEPPSGEGWTQDTDVLDTWFSSGLWPFSTLGWPEETESLAKFYPNAVMVTGYDILFFWVARMMMFGLYAMDGEIPFRTIALHGMVRDQFGKKMSKSFGNAVDPLDWMDKYGSDAVRFTLARGANPGTDVPIGEDWVQGSRNFANKVWNATRFALMNGATVEGPLPAAAELSTTDRWILSRLGAVVAEVDALYDDFQFAKLSDVLFHFAWDEVFDWYVELSKTTFAAGGPAADASRRVLGEVLDVTLRLLHPVVPFVTEALWTTLTGRESLVIADWPADAGFRDAAAEAEIVKLQEVVTEVRRFRADQGLQPGQRVPARVELTGAGLAAHDAAMRQLLRLQPEDAAGREFTATASLPVAGATVALDLSGTIDVAAERKRLTKDLAAAEKEKTQAEAKLGNEGFLAKAPEPVVAKIRTRLAKAEEDIVRIGAQLERLPQA, encoded by the coding sequence CCGCAGAGCAGCGCAGCAGAACTTCCCACGCAGTACACGCCCGGCGAGGTCGAGACCTCGCTGTACGAGGGCTGGGTAGAGCGCGGTTACTTCGCGGCGGACGCCAAGAGCGACAAGCCGCCGTACGCGATCGTCATCCCCCCGCCGAACGTCACGGGGAGCCTCCATCTCGGCCACGCCTTCGAGCACACGCTGATCGACGCCCTCACCCGCCGCAAGCGCATGCAGGGGTACGAGACGCTGTGGCAGCCCGGCATGGACCACGCCGGCATCGCCACGCAGAACGTCGTGGAGCGCGAGCTGGCCAAGGAGGGCCTGTCGCGGCACGATCTGGGCCGCGAGGCGTTCGTCGAGCGGGTGTGGACGTGGAAGGCGGAGTCCGGCGGGCAGATCGCCGGCCAGATGCGCCGCCTCGGCGACGGCGTGGACTGGAGCCGCGACCGCTTCACCATGGACGAGGGCCTGTCGCGCGCCGTCCAGACCATCTTCAAGCGGCTGTTCGACGACGAGCTGATCTACCGCGCGGAGCGCATCATCAACTGGTGCCCCCGCTGCCTCACCGCGATCTCGGACATCGAGGTGGAGTACCAGGAGGACGACGGCGAGCTGGTCTCCGTCCGCTACGGCGAGGGCGAGCAGTCCATCGTCGTGGCCACCACCCGCGCGGAGACGATGCTCGGCGACACCGCCGTCGCGGTCCACCCGGACGACGAGCGCTACCGCCACCTCGTCGGCACGGAGATCGTGCTGCCGCTCACCGGCCGCCGCATCCCCGTCGTCGCCGACGCGCACGTGGACCCGGAGTTCGGCTCCGGCGCCGTGAAGGTGACCCCGGCGCACGACCCGAACGACTTCGAGATCGGCCGCCGCCACGGCCTGCCGATGCTCACGATCATGGACGAGCACGCGGTCATCACCGCCCACGGCCCGTTTCAGGGCCTGGACCGGCTGGAGGCCCGCTCGGCGATCGTCGCCGCGCTGCGCGCCGACGGCCGGATCGTGGCTGAGAAGCGCCCGTACGTGCACTCGGTGGGCCACTGCTCCCGCTGCAAGACGACGATCGAGCCGCGGCTGTCCATGCAGTGGTGGGTCAGGGTCGGCCCGCTGGCGAAGGCCGCGGGCGACGCGGTGCGCGACGGCCGGGTGGCCATCCACCCGAAGGAGATGGAGTCCCGCTACTTCGGCTGGGTCGACAACCTCAACGACTGGTGCATCTCCCGCCAGCTCTGGTGGGGCCACCGCATCCCCGTCTGGCACGGCCCGGACGGCGAGCTGGTCTGCGTCGGCCCCGGCGAGGAGCCGCCGAGCGGCGAGGGCTGGACGCAGGACACCGACGTGCTGGACACGTGGTTCTCGTCCGGCCTGTGGCCGTTCTCCACGCTGGGCTGGCCGGAGGAGACCGAGAGCCTCGCGAAGTTCTATCCGAACGCGGTCATGGTCACGGGCTACGACATCCTCTTCTTCTGGGTCGCCCGGATGATGATGTTCGGGCTGTACGCGATGGACGGGGAGATCCCGTTCCGTACGATCGCGCTGCACGGCATGGTCCGCGACCAGTTCGGCAAGAAGATGTCGAAGTCCTTCGGGAACGCGGTGGATCCGCTGGACTGGATGGACAAGTACGGCTCCGACGCCGTCCGCTTCACCCTCGCCCGCGGCGCCAACCCCGGCACCGACGTGCCGATCGGCGAGGACTGGGTGCAGGGCTCGCGGAACTTCGCGAACAAGGTGTGGAACGCCACGCGCTTCGCGCTGATGAACGGCGCCACGGTCGAGGGCCCGCTGCCCGCCGCGGCCGAGCTGTCCACGACGGACCGCTGGATTCTCTCGCGGCTCGGCGCCGTCGTCGCCGAGGTCGACGCGCTCTACGACGACTTCCAGTTCGCGAAGCTCTCCGACGTGCTGTTCCACTTCGCCTGGGACGAGGTCTTCGACTGGTACGTGGAGCTGTCCAAGACGACGTTCGCGGCCGGCGGCCCCGCGGCCGACGCCTCGCGCCGCGTCCTGGGCGAGGTCCTCGACGTCACGCTGCGGCTGCTGCACCCGGTGGTCCCGTTCGTCACCGAGGCGCTGTGGACGACGCTGACGGGCCGCGAGTCCCTCGTGATCGCCGACTGGCCCGCCGACGCCGGCTTCCGCGACGCGGCGGCCGAGGCGGAGATCGTGAAGCTCCAGGAGGTCGTCACCGAGGTCCGCCGCTTCCGCGCCGACCAGGGCCTCCAGCCGGGCCAGCGGGTGCCCGCCCGGGTCGAGCTGACCGGCGCGGGGCTGGCGGCGCACGACGCCGCTATGCGGCAACTGCTGCGCCTGCAGCCCGAGGACGCGGCCGGCCGGGAGTTCACCGCCACGGCGTCGCTGCCGGTGGCCGGGGCGACCGTCGCGCTGGACCTGTCCGGGACGATCGACGTGGCGGCCGAGCGCAAGCGGCTGACGAAGGACCTGGCCGCGGCCGAGAAGGAGAAGACGCAGGCGGAGGCCAAGCTCGGCAACGAGGGCTTTCTCGCCAAGGCGCCGGAGCCGGTCGTGGCGAAGATCCGTACCCGGCTGGCGAAGGCCGAGGAGGACATCGTCCGCATCGGCGCCCAGTTGGAGCGCCTGCCGCAGGCGTAG